The region GAAGGCGCCGATGTTGACGGCGGAGGCGAGGGTGGGGGCGCCCGCCGCGTGGTCCAGCACCCGCTTCTGCAGCGGGGGCACGGTCGCGAAGCCCAGGGCGCCGACGAGAGCGATGGTGATCGCGGCCGCGATCTTGTTGTGGGCGGTGAAGGTGAACGCGGCCAGGACCAGCGCGAGCGCGCCCAGCGACACGTACAGCATCGGCATCAGCGCCCGGTCGGCGAACCGGCCCCCGAGGAGGTTGCCGCCGACCATGCCGAGCCCGAAGAGGACCAGCAGCCAGGTGACGGAGGAGTCCGCGAAGCCGGCGACCTCGGCCATCATCGGCGCGATGTAGGTGATCGCGGCGAAGACACCGCCGAAGCCGAGCACGGTCATCGCCATGGCCAGCAGCACCTGTGCGTTGCGGAAGGCGGCCAGCTCATGGACCAGGTGCACACCCTCCGGCTTGGGGATGTCGGGAATGAGCTTGGCGATGCCCGCCAGGCCCACCACGCCGAGCGCCGCGACGAGGAAGAAGGTGGTCCGCCACCCCAGCGACTGGCCGATCGAGGTGCCCAGCGGCACGCCGACGACGTTGGCGACGGTCAGGCCGGTGAACATCATCGAGATGGCACCGGCCTTCTTCTCGGGCGCGACCAGGTCGGCCGCGACGACGGAGCCGATGCCGAAGAACGCGCCGTGCGCGAAGGAGGCGACGATCCGTCCCGCGGCCATCACGCCGAAGGCGGGGGCGAGCGCGGAGAGCAGATTGCCCACCACGAACAGCCCCATCAGCAGCATCAGCATGTGCTTGCGGGAGATCTTCGTACCGAGCGCGGTCATCAGCGGTGCGCCGGCCACGACGCCGAGCGCGTAGCCGGTCACCAGGAAGCCGGCGGTGGGGATGGACACGCCGAAGTCCCCGGCGACCTCGGGCAGCAGCCCCATGATCACGAACTCGGTGGTTCCGATCCCGAAGGCCCCGATGGCGAGGGCCAGCAGTGCGATGGGCATGAAAGTTCACTCCAAGTGATTGCTACCGCCCTTAACGAGCGCCCACGATACTTGCATACACACTAATTGCAAGCGCGCTATATTGCTCAGGCTGTGTATCACGTCACCGTCACCGCCGCGGGGCCCAGGCCCCGACCCACCTCGCTCCACCAAGGAGGCACCCATGACCACGTCGGACCTCGCCGCCACTCCCCTCGCCCAGAGCTGGTGCGCCCTGTCACTGCTGCACAGCAGGATCGAGACGCATCTCGAGGGGGCCCTTCACACCCGCCACGGGCTCAGCGCCCGCGAGTACGCGGTGCTGGACGTGCTGAGCCGACAGCACGACGGGGAGAACGGCCATCTGCAGATGAAGCAGGTCGCCGACGCCGTCGCCCTCAGCCAGAGCGCCACCACCCGCCTGGTCACCCGGCTCGAGGACCGCGAACTCCTCTCCCGCTACCTGTGTCCGACCGACCGGCGCGGGATTTACACCAATGTCACCGAGGCCGGTCTGGTACTGCTCCGCCAGGCCCGGCCGACATACGAAGGCGCCCTGCGCGAAGCGCTCGACCTGGCGGGCCGGGACCCGAGGCTCACCACCCTGGTCGCGGCCGTGGCGTCGTTGGAGGCATCGCCCCTTGACGCTTCGTCACTCCGGATTCCGGGGTGTGGGCTCCCCGGCTGACCTCACACGCCGGGGGCGAGCCCACCGGCCAGTGGCCCCGCGCCCGTCTCCCGTTCGTCCGACAGCACCGTCTCGCGGAACGAGGCGACGACCGGCCGCAGATCGATGTGGTGCCAGACCGCCCACAGGTGAACGGACGCCTCGTGCCAGGGCAGTGTGCGCACGGCCACGGCGTCCGTCGCCCCGCGCACCATGCTCTTCTGCACCAGCGCCAGCCCGAGGCCGGAGGCCACCAGGCCGAGTGCCGTCAGCGGGTCCGCTGCGTCGAGCCGGATGTCGGGCGTGAAGCCCGAGGCGACACACGCGGCGACGAAGGTGTCCCGCCATACCGGGTCGCCCGGCTCCTCGACCGCGATCCACGGCTGACCGTCGAGCTCCGGCGCCGGGATGGTCTCGAGAGCGGCCAGCGGGTGGCCCGCCGGCAGGACGAGCAGCAACGGATCCTCCAGCAGCGGCGCGGCCCGGAGCACGGGGTCGTCGCGGTCCGGTGGCTCCCGCACCAGGGCGATGTCGAGGCTGCGCTGGCGCAGTCCCTCGAACTGCTCGGCCGCGGGCATGCTGTACAGCGCGACATGGATGCCGGGGCTCTCCTCCTGCAGCCGGCGCAGCGCCCCCGGCAGCACACCCGTGTGCATGGCGTCGGCGACATAGCCGATGCACAGGCCGCCCTCCTCGCCTCTGCCCAGCCGGCGGCCCAGGTTCTCCAGCCGGTCGGCGTGGCGCAGCAGGGCCCGGGCCTCGCTGAGGAAGGTCGCGCCATCGCGGGTGAGCCGGATGCGCTGCTGGCTGCGCTCGAACAGGGTGAGGCCGAGGTTCTTCTCCAGTTGGGCGATCTGCCGGCTGAGAGGAGACTGCGAGATGTGGAGTTGCTCGGCGGCGCGGCCGACGTGTTCGGTCTCGGCCACGGCGATGAAGTAGCGCAGTTGGCGCAGGTCAAGCACGTAAGACCTCCGAGGACTCAACTCTGTCCAAGAGAGTCTTGGACAGTCTGAAGTACCGATCCTACTGTCGAAGACGCAAGAACGGCGGACCGGCCGAAAGCCATGAGTCCGCCCCCTCCCCCTCTTCGCAAGGACCCTTCATGACCATCAAGTCCCTGCTCCCCGGTCGCCTCGGCTTCGGCACCGCACCGCTGGGCAGCATGTTCCGCGACGTCTCCACCGAGGAGGCCGCCGCCACCGTCGACGCCGCCTGGGAGCACGGCATCCGTTACTACGACACCGCCCCCTTCTACGGCGCCGGCCTGGCGGAGATACGTCTCGGCGACGCGCTCGCCGGGCGCCCCCGCGACCAGTACGTGCTCAGCACGAAGGTGGGTCGCGTCATCCTCGACGAGGTGGAGGACCCCGCCGCCCGTGACTTCGGCGAGAAGGGCGGCCTGTTCGAACACGGCCGTCCCAACAAGATCGTGCACGAGTGGACGGCCGACGCCACCCTGCGGTCGATCGAGGACAGCCTGCGGCGTCTGCGCACCGACCGGCTCGACATCGTCTGGGTCCACGACATCGCCCAGGACTTCCACGGGGACGACTGGCTCGCCGTCTACGAGACCGCCCGCACCGGCGCCTTCCGCGTCCTGCAGCGGCTGCGCGACGAGGGCGTGATCAAGGCATGGGGGCTCGGTGTCAACCGCGTCGAGCCCATTGAGCTCACCCTCGACCTGGACGAGCCGAAGCCGGACGCCTTCCTGCTCGCCGGGCGCTACACCCTGCTGGACCACGACCGCGCCCTGCAGCGGCTGCTCCCCACGGCGGTCGACCAGGGCGTCGACCTCGTCGTCGGCGGCCCGTACAGCTCGGGCATCCTCGCGGGCGGCACCCACTTCGAATACCAGGACGCGCCCGCGCACATCGTCGAGAAGGTCACGCGCATCAAGGAGCTCGCCGAGCGGCACGGCATCAGCGTCAAGGCGGCTGCCCTGCAGTTCGCCCTCGCCCATCCGGCGACCGCCGCCGTGATCCCGGGTGCGACCCGGCCCAGCCGCATCGCCGAGGACGTCGCGGCCCTCGACGAGACCGTCCCCGCGGCGTTCTGGACCGAGCTGCGCGACGCCGGACTGGTCTCCCCGCTGGCCCCTCTGCCCACCGACTGATCCACCCTCCCGTCTCCCACCCCGACAGGAGCATTTCCATGGCCTCCACCACCGCCTCCCTCGACCTGCCCGTGCCGCCCGAGCAGGTGTGGCAGCTCATCGGCGGCTTCGACTCACTGCCCGACTGGCTGCCGTACATCTCCGAGAGCGTCCCCGCCGAGGGCGGCCGCGTCCGCCATCTGCGCAACGAGGACGGCGGTGTGATCGTCGAGCGGCTCGTGGCCTTCGACGACGCGGCGCGCTCGTACAGCTACGCCATCCTCGACGCGCCGTTCCCGGTGACCGACTACCTGTCCACCCTGACCGTGCGCGAGGTCCCCGGCCGGTCCGGCGCCTCGCATGTCGAGTGGTCCGGGACGTTCACCCCCACCGGCGTCAGCGAGGACGAAGCGGTCGCGCTCTTCCACGGCATCTACGCGGACGGCCTCGCCGCCCTGCAGAACACCCTGGAGGGCTGCGGCTCCTGACGGGCCGCCACGTGGAAACGCCTGACGGCCCGCCGAGCCGAACGCCTCGGAGACCGCCCGCCCGGGAGCACCACGCACCCGGGCGGCGGCGTACGCGAGCGGAGTCCGAGAGCGGCGTACGCGAGCGGGGTCCGAGAGCGGCGTACGCGAGCGGGGTCCGAGAGCGGCGTACGCGAGCGGGGTCCGAGAGCGGGGTCCGCATACCGCGTCCAAGCGGGGGCAACAACCGGCGTCAGGACGCGGGCGTATGGGCGGTGGACCGCCGGACCACCAGCTCGGCCGGGAACTCCCGGCGCCGGGCGGGCAGTGTGCGGTCCTCGATCGGCTCGATCAGCATGCGCACGGCCATCCGCGCCATGTCGGTGATCGGCTGCCGCACGGTGGTCAGGCCGTACGCCTCCCACGCGGCCATCGCGATGTCGTCGTACCCGACCACCCAGACGTCCTCGGGGACCCGCACGCCCAGGGAGATCGCGCCGTCGACGGCGCCGAGGGCGGTGAGGTCGTTGGCGCAGAAGACGGCGGAGGAGGGATGCGGGCGGTCGAGCAGTTCGCGCATCGCTGCGCGCGCCGTGTCGTGGGAGAAGTCCCCCGGCCGTACCAGCTCCGGCGCCAGCGGGTGCCCCAGTTCGCCGAGCATCTCGCGGAAGCCCCGCTCCCGGTGGAGCGCGGTGCCGGCCGACTGCGGTCCGCGCAGAAACCCGAGCCAGCTCGGCATTCTGGACCGGTACCTGCGCCTCGCCGAGGAGGGCCGCGCCCGGTGCGTCTCCTGGGACAACCACGACACGTGCGCGGCCGCGCTGCTCGACACCCTCGCCATGGTGGAGGCCGCGCACCTGCGGACCGGGTCTTTGTCGTGCGGCGCCCCGCCGGGTCGGCGCTGGAGGCCGTGTACGACAACGAGCTCGACTCCGCCGGGAATGGGGACTGGCGCCGCCCGGCTGGTGCGGCAGGTGCGGTGCTCGCCGAGCGGGGGCGCCCGTGGGACGCGAGGGAGACGGGCCGGTTCCGCCGTCAGCTCGCCGAGGCCGACCGGCGTCTCAACGATCCGGGGCTGCCGGAGGACTGGGCGCTGGCGGTGCGCCGCGACGCCGAGCGCGCCGCCGCCTTGGCCGAGCCGGTCCGGCGCACCGCCCAGCCGCGCCGGGAGCCGCCCGGGGTGGACTATCACCGGCTCTCGGCGGAGGAACACCGCTTCGTCTTCGATGAGTTGATCGTGCCGTCCCTGGGGCGTATCACGCCGCAGGAGAAACCGGTCGCTGTGTATGTGGTGGGCCAGCCCGGCGCGGGCAAGCCCCGGGCCGCCCGGATGGTCCGCCGCACTCTGCGCGATGGCCCGGCTCACATCACGGGCGACGACTTCAAAGTTGCCCACCCGGACTACCTGCAGCTGCTGCGCGAGGAGCCGCGTACGGCCTCCGCACGGATCCGCGCCGACTACCGGGCCTGGCAGGCCCAGGCCGAGGCGTATGTGCGCGAACGGCGGGGGGACGTCGTCATCGAGATCACCCCGTTTTCCGGTTGTCTCCTGCACTCGGCGCCCACTGATGACCACCAGCCTCTCCACGACGGCCGGCTTCCTGAACGTCGGCTCAGCGGGGCTCGCCGAACCAGCGGTCGAGCGCCGGTTCCAGGTCATCCGCGCCGGCCCAGCACACGTAGCCGTCCGGCCGGATGAGCATCGGCTCGGTGTCGGCGCCCTGGCCCACCCGGTCCACCCGGCCCGACCAGGGGTCGGCGACCTTGGCGAACGTGTCGGCCGGGTCCAGCAGGATGCCGTGCCCGGACCGCAGCAGTTCGTGCACCCGGGCCGAGCCGAGGTCCAGGTCCGGTGCAGGCCGGCCGACAAGCGCATGGGCTTCGGTGCCCGGCATCGGGTAGCGGATGGCCATCCCGGACATCAGGTCGGCGAGATAGTGCTGGACGTCCGGCAGTTGGGCCATGGCCGTGAAGATCTCCCGGGCGGCCAGCACGTCCGGATCGCGGGTGCCGGCACAGTCCATCAGCAGGCTCTGTGCCCGGACGTTGCTCAATACGGCGGCCCCGGCCGGATGCCGTTCCGCGTGATACGTGTCGAGCAGGTTCTTTGGTGCCCAGCCGTGCACGGCGGCGCCGAGCTTCCAACCGAGGTTGTGCGCGTCCTGCATCCCGGTGTTCATGCCCTGCGCGCCGAGCGGAAGGTGGACATGGGCGGCATCGCCCGCCAGGAACACCCGCCCGTGCCGGTATTGCCCGACCTGCCGTGACGCGTTGGTGATGCGGCGGGCGTAGCGCAGTTCGAGCAGGTGCACACGCGTTCCGAACACGGTGCTCAGGCCGTGACGGATTTCGTCCTCGGTGACCGGGATCTCCCTCGGCAGTGACTGGCCCGGCCCGCCGAGGACCAGTCGGCGCAGCTGCCTGCCCTGCGCATCGGTGCCGAGCGGGAACAGTGCCGCCCAGTGCCCGTCCTCGTTCCAGGTGTGCGACGTGGACGGATCGACGCCGCTCAGCCGCACGTCGGCGGCGGTGGTCGTCAACGTGCCGGGCTGACCGGGGAACCCGGCCCGCAGTAGCGACCGTACGGTGCTGTGGGCTCCGTCGGCGGCGACGAGGTAACGGGAGCGGAGGGTGGCGCCGTGGGCGAAGGTCGCGGTGACCCCGTTGTCGTCCTGGGCGAGGCCGACCAGTTCTTGGTCCCTCCGGGCGTGGAGGCCGTGTGCGGCGAGGTGCTGCTCGAAGAATCCCTCGATCACCACCTGGGGCACGGACCGCCATGGCAGACGGTCCCGGTTGGAGTGGAGTGGGAGTGGGATACCGGCGAAGTGGCCAATGGTGACGGGGTGGTCTCCGGTGGCCAGCAAGGGCTCCAGCAGCCCTCGTTGGTCGAGCGCCTCCAGTGTGCGGGACTGCACGCCGCCTGCCTTGGACAGGTCGCTGCGCTGCGACAGCTTGTCGACCAGCACGGTCGACACCCCCGCCATCAGCAACTCGTTGGCCAGCGTCATTCCGGTCGGGCCGGCGCCGACGATGAGCACATCGGTGTCCATGGACTCTCCTCAGGCTGTGTCGATCAGGACAGAAGCAACGCTCCGCCGGCCGAGCTGCCCGATCCAGAAACCGGCTCGATTGCGTCGGTATCTGACACCGCCTAACCTCGACTCGGTGGAATCCGACTACGACGAGCTGGATCGTCGGCTTGTGCACGCCCTGCAGATCGACGGCCGTGCCCCGTTCAGCACCATCGCCGAGGTTCTCGGCGTGTCGGATCGCACCATCGCCCGCCGGTACGCCCGGTTGCGATCGGCCGGGGCGGTACGGGTGCTGGGCGGGGTCGACCCAACCGTGCTGGGCGCCATCCTGTGGTTCCTGCGGGTGCGATGTGCACCCGCCGCGTCGTTCCCGGTCGCCGAGGCGCTGGCCAGACGCCCCGACACGTCCTGGGTGAGCCTCAGCTCCGGCGGCACCGAGATCACCTGCGTGGTCCGTACCGAGAGCGAGGCGGACAGCGAGGCACTGCTGCTGGCCAAACTCCCCCGCACCCCTCGCGTGGAGGGCGTGACCGCGCACTCCGTGCTACACGCCTTCTACGGCGGCCCGGACAACCTGGTCGGAAAACTCGGGTCGCTGGACGCGGAGGCGATCGAGCGACTGCGCCCGCCTCCGATGCCGCATCGACGGGGACCCGTGCGGCTCGACGACGGTGACCGCAAGCTCCTCGCCCTGCTCGCCACCGACGGCCGGGCCGGGTTCGAGCAGTTGGCCGCGGCGACCGGCTGGTCGCCGACGACAGTCCGGCGCAGGATGACGGAGCTGCGCGAACACGGACTGCTCTATCTCGACATCGACGTCGACTGGCGCATGTTCGGCGTGAACGCCCGAACCCTGCTCTGGCTCTCGGTCGCCCCCGCACACCTGGAGGAGGCCGGTCAGGCGCTGGCCGGGCATCCGGAGATCGCGTTCGCCGCCGCCACAACCGGCCCGACCAACCTGTACGCGAGCGTGGTGTGCACGAACCAACGGGAGCTGTACCGGTACCTGACCACCCGGGTCGCCGCACTCCCAGCCATCACACACCTCGAAACGGCGCCAGTGATCAGGACCGTCAAGCAGGCAGCGAACCAGGCATAGCAACCGACCAGCCCCCTGCTGTTTCGATCGCGCAAAGCACACTGCTTGTCACCAGGTCGGCGCGCTACCTGTCACCTGCATGAGGTTCCCCCGAGATGCGAGGAGGGGTGACAGCAGGTCAGATGGATCGCGTGAGAGGAGATCTGACGATGCCTGCCCCCAGGAAATACCCGCTGGAGTTGCGTGAACGTGCGGTGCGGATGTACCGCGCGTCGGAACCGAAGCCCGTCATCCGCCGCCTCGCCGAGGAACTCGGCGTGCATCACGAGGCCCTGCGCAACTGGATCCGTCAGGCCGAGGCCGACGCCGGCGAGCGGGAGGACCTGCTCACCACCGCCGAGCGCGAGGAGCTGGTGGCCTTGCGCAAGGAGAACGCCCAGCTCAAGCGGGCGAACGAGGTCCTGCGGACAGCCTCGGCTTTCCCGCCGCGCAGCTCGACCCGACCCGGCCCAGGTAAGAGCGCTCATCGACGAGCACCCACACCTGGGGGTCGAGCCCGTACTCCGGGAACTGCGGACATGGTCGGTACCCGAGCCGCACGCTGCGTTACTGCTTTCGTCTCAGTGCGGCATGCGCCCAGCAGGAACTGCTTTCCGCCCTCTTGGCCATCAAAGGATCGCTGGTCGGCACCAGCTGTCACAGGCCTGGTCTAGCCTCCCGAAGTATGAACCTAGACCTGGTGGGACGACGGGCGATGGTGACGGGGAGCAGCGGAGGCATCGGCGCTGCAGTGGCCCAGCGGCTGGTCGATGAAGGGTGCGCCGTTTTGGTGCACGGTCGCGACCCTGAGCGTGTCGGCAGGGTCGCAGCACGGCTTCATGCTGCTGACGGTGTAGTGGACGTCGTGCTGGGGGACCTTGCTGATGATGATGCCGCCGGCACGGTGGCTGAGCAGGCCCTCGCGTGGGGCGTGGAGATATTGGTCAACAATGCCGGCCCATTCGCCGAGCATGACTGGGAAACGGCGGAGCCGGCGGCATGGTTGGACGCGATCAACGGGAACGTCGTGTCCGCCGTGCGGATAATCCAGGCCCTGGTGCCTCGGATGCGTGAGCGCGGGTGGGGGCGGGTGGTCAATGTGGGAAGCCGGGCCGCGACGACTCCGTTGCCGAACATGGTCGAGTATTCGGCGGCGAAGGCGGCGGTGGTCAACATGACGACCAGCCTGGCCCAGCATCTGGCCGGATCCGGTATCACCGCGAACACGGTGAGCCCCGGTGTCATCGTTACGGACGGCATGCGGCAGATGTTCGAAGACGGAGCGGCTGCACGAGGCTGGCCAGGACAATGGACGGAGTTGGAACCGCTGGTGGTGGCTGAGTACGCCCCGAACCCGACGGGCAGGCTCGGCACTGCGGAAGATATCGCGGCAGCGATCGCGTTTCTCGTCAGCCCGCTGGCCGGCTACATCAACGGCATCAACCTGCGCGTCGACGGAGGCATCGCGTCGGTGCCGTAACGGCCTCGTCGAGTAACTTCTCGGGGCGATCTCGAGTAGGCAGTCATCGCTCAGCGTGCCCACACCACAGAAGTTGAGCCAGAACCGCTTGAAGTGAACGAAGCCACGAGGCCGGCGTAGGCGGCGCCGACCGGCCACAGACCCAGGCGGTCGAGCGCGAACCGGCAGTGCCAGGTCACCCGCGTCGTCCAGTAGGTACGTCTCCGGGGTGGAGTACCCGACCTACCCGGCCCCGGTGGCCTGATGTCGGTGGACTGACCGATCCGGTGTCCGGGCGGGCCTCCGGTACATCACTGTCTGCTTGTGGACGTTCAGTACGGCAGCTGTCCGCTGCCATGACCGACGTCGCTTCAGGAAGGTTTCCAGCGAACCGGTCACATCAGTACCGTGGTCCGCGTCATACATAAGCGAGCAGAGGGCCGAGGACACGGCACCCGGTGGCCCGTTCCGACCAGGTTGAACAGCCCCTGAGCCCGGGCCACCAGCAGAGGATATGACGAGGCTCCTCGTTGGCTCACTCACCGGGCCGGATCACCACGCGCACACAGCCCTCCGTCTTGTGCTTGAACATGGCGTAACCCTTCGGCCCCTGGTCCAGGGTCACCGTGTGGGTGGCCAGGTGGGAGGTCTTGAGCTCTCCGGCCGCTATGCGGCTCAGCAGCATCGGGATGTAGCGCTGTCCGTGCTGCTGGGCGCCGCGCACGGTCAGGCCCTTGTTCATCGCGGCTCCCAGGGGGAACTTGTCGACCAGGCCGCCGAATACGCCGAGCACGAACACCGTGCCGCCCTTACGGCAGGCATGAATGGCCTGCCGTACCGCGGTCGGCCGGTCCGTCTGCAGCCGCAACTGCTGCTTGGCCCGGTCGTACAGCCGGGAAAGGCCGACGCTGTCCGCCTCCATCCCGACCGCCTCGATGCATACGTCAGGACCGCGTCCGCCGGTCCGCTCCCGCAGCTCCGGCCCGATGTCCGTCGCGGTGTAGTCGAGGGTTTCGCAGCCGATGTGCCGCTCGGTCATGGCGAGCCGCTCGGGGATGCGGTCGATGCAGATCACCCGCTCGGCGCCGAGCAACATCGCGGCACGCGCCGCCATCTGTCCCACGGCTCCGGACCCCCACACCGCCACCACATCTCCTGGACCGACGCCCCCGAGATGAGC is a window of Streptomyces violaceusniger Tu 4113 DNA encoding:
- a CDS encoding MFS transporter, translated to MPIALLALAIGAFGIGTTEFVIMGLLPEVAGDFGVSIPTAGFLVTGYALGVVAGAPLMTALGTKISRKHMLMLLMGLFVVGNLLSALAPAFGVMAAGRIVASFAHGAFFGIGSVVAADLVAPEKKAGAISMMFTGLTVANVVGVPLGTSIGQSLGWRTTFFLVAALGVVGLAGIAKLIPDIPKPEGVHLVHELAAFRNAQVLLAMAMTVLGFGGVFAAITYIAPMMAEVAGFADSSVTWLLVLFGLGMVGGNLLGGRFADRALMPMLYVSLGALALVLAAFTFTAHNKIAAAITIALVGALGFATVPPLQKRVLDHAAGAPTLASAVNIGAFNLGNALSAWLGGLVISAGLGYTAPNWVGAILAGSALALAVLSAALERRDTRHVHDGATTEPARVSTARH
- a CDS encoding MarR family winged helix-turn-helix transcriptional regulator — its product is MTTSDLAATPLAQSWCALSLLHSRIETHLEGALHTRHGLSAREYAVLDVLSRQHDGENGHLQMKQVADAVALSQSATTRLVTRLEDRELLSRYLCPTDRRGIYTNVTEAGLVLLRQARPTYEGALREALDLAGRDPRLTTLVAAVASLEASPLDASSLRIPGCGLPG
- a CDS encoding LysR substrate-binding domain-containing protein; the protein is MLDLRQLRYFIAVAETEHVGRAAEQLHISQSPLSRQIAQLEKNLGLTLFERSQQRIRLTRDGATFLSEARALLRHADRLENLGRRLGRGEEGGLCIGYVADAMHTGVLPGALRRLQEESPGIHVALYSMPAAEQFEGLRQRSLDIALVREPPDRDDPVLRAAPLLEDPLLLVLPAGHPLAALETIPAPELDGQPWIAVEEPGDPVWRDTFVAACVASGFTPDIRLDAADPLTALGLVASGLGLALVQKSMVRGATDAVAVRTLPWHEASVHLWAVWHHIDLRPVVASFRETVLSDERETGAGPLAGGLAPGV
- a CDS encoding aldo/keto reductase — protein: MTIKSLLPGRLGFGTAPLGSMFRDVSTEEAAATVDAAWEHGIRYYDTAPFYGAGLAEIRLGDALAGRPRDQYVLSTKVGRVILDEVEDPAARDFGEKGGLFEHGRPNKIVHEWTADATLRSIEDSLRRLRTDRLDIVWVHDIAQDFHGDDWLAVYETARTGAFRVLQRLRDEGVIKAWGLGVNRVEPIELTLDLDEPKPDAFLLAGRYTLLDHDRALQRLLPTAVDQGVDLVVGGPYSSGILAGGTHFEYQDAPAHIVEKVTRIKELAERHGISVKAAALQFALAHPATAAVIPGATRPSRIAEDVAALDETVPAAFWTELRDAGLVSPLAPLPTD
- a CDS encoding SRPBCC family protein, whose protein sequence is MASTTASLDLPVPPEQVWQLIGGFDSLPDWLPYISESVPAEGGRVRHLRNEDGGVIVERLVAFDDAARSYSYAILDAPFPVTDYLSTLTVREVPGRSGASHVEWSGTFTPTGVSEDEAVALFHGIYADGLAALQNTLEGCGS
- a CDS encoding substrate-binding domain-containing protein — protein: MPSWLGFLRGPQSAGTALHRERGFREMLGELGHPLAPELVRPGDFSHDTARAAMRELLDRPHPSSAVFCANDLTALGAVDGAISLGVRVPEDVWVVGYDDIAMAAWEAYGLTTVRQPITDMARMAVRMLIEPIEDRTLPARRREFPAELVVRRSTAHTPAS
- a CDS encoding zeta toxin family protein; this encodes MRRPAGSALEAVYDNELDSAGNGDWRRPAGAAGAVLAERGRPWDARETGRFRRQLAEADRRLNDPGLPEDWALAVRRDAERAAALAEPVRRTAQPRREPPGVDYHRLSAEEHRFVFDELIVPSLGRITPQEKPVAVYVVGQPGAGKPRAARMVRRTLRDGPAHITGDDFKVAHPDYLQLLREEPRTASARIRADYRAWQAQAEAYVRERRGDVVIEITPFSGCLLHSAPTDDHQPLHDGRLPERRLSGARRTSGRAPVPGHPRRPSTRSRPAG
- a CDS encoding FAD-dependent monooxygenase produces the protein MDTDVLIVGAGPTGMTLANELLMAGVSTVLVDKLSQRSDLSKAGGVQSRTLEALDQRGLLEPLLATGDHPVTIGHFAGIPLPLHSNRDRLPWRSVPQVVIEGFFEQHLAAHGLHARRDQELVGLAQDDNGVTATFAHGATLRSRYLVAADGAHSTVRSLLRAGFPGQPGTLTTTAADVRLSGVDPSTSHTWNEDGHWAALFPLGTDAQGRQLRRLVLGGPGQSLPREIPVTEDEIRHGLSTVFGTRVHLLELRYARRITNASRQVGQYRHGRVFLAGDAAHVHLPLGAQGMNTGMQDAHNLGWKLGAAVHGWAPKNLLDTYHAERHPAGAAVLSNVRAQSLLMDCAGTRDPDVLAAREIFTAMAQLPDVQHYLADLMSGMAIRYPMPGTEAHALVGRPAPDLDLGSARVHELLRSGHGILLDPADTFAKVADPWSGRVDRVGQGADTEPMLIRPDGYVCWAGADDLEPALDRWFGEPR
- a CDS encoding Lrp/AsnC family transcriptional regulator, with amino-acid sequence MESDYDELDRRLVHALQIDGRAPFSTIAEVLGVSDRTIARRYARLRSAGAVRVLGGVDPTVLGAILWFLRVRCAPAASFPVAEALARRPDTSWVSLSSGGTEITCVVRTESEADSEALLLAKLPRTPRVEGVTAHSVLHAFYGGPDNLVGKLGSLDAEAIERLRPPPMPHRRGPVRLDDGDRKLLALLATDGRAGFEQLAAATGWSPTTVRRRMTELREHGLLYLDIDVDWRMFGVNARTLLWLSVAPAHLEEAGQALAGHPEIAFAAATTGPTNLYASVVCTNQRELYRYLTTRVAALPAITHLETAPVIRTVKQAANQA
- a CDS encoding transposase — protein: MPAPRKYPLELRERAVRMYRASEPKPVIRRLAEELGVHHEALRNWIRQAEADAGEREDLLTTAEREELVALRKENAQLKRANEVLRTASAFPPRSSTRPGPGKSAHRRAPTPGGRARTPGTADMVGTRAARCVTAFVSVRHAPSRNCFPPSWPSKDRWSAPAVTGLV
- a CDS encoding SDR family NAD(P)-dependent oxidoreductase, which produces MNLDLVGRRAMVTGSSGGIGAAVAQRLVDEGCAVLVHGRDPERVGRVAARLHAADGVVDVVLGDLADDDAAGTVAEQALAWGVEILVNNAGPFAEHDWETAEPAAWLDAINGNVVSAVRIIQALVPRMRERGWGRVVNVGSRAATTPLPNMVEYSAAKAAVVNMTTSLAQHLAGSGITANTVSPGVIVTDGMRQMFEDGAAARGWPGQWTELEPLVVAEYAPNPTGRLGTAEDIAAAIAFLVSPLAGYINGINLRVDGGIASVP
- a CDS encoding helix-turn-helix domain-containing protein produces the protein MYDADHGTDVTGSLETFLKRRRSWQRTAAVLNVHKQTVMYRRPARTPDRSVHRHQATGAG
- a CDS encoding zinc-dependent alcohol dehydrogenase, whose product is MKALCWEGVNKLAVERVPDPELRNEQDIIVRLIAGTTCGSDLHLIGGYIPAMRAGDVIGHEFLGEVVERGPRVRRHAVGDRVVVCSFVGCGRCWYCANDLWSLCDNSNTNPGLGQALFGHDTGGIFGYSHIMGGLRGSHAEYVRVPFADYGAFPVPEGIDDTSALFASDSAPTGWMGAHLGGVGPGDVVAVWGSGAVGQMAARAAMLLGAERVICIDRIPERLAMTERHIGCETLDYTATDIGPELRERTGGRGPDVCIEAVGMEADSVGLSRLYDRAKQQLRLQTDRPTAVRQAIHACRKGGTVFVLGVFGGLVDKFPLGAAMNKGLTVRGAQQHGQRYIPMLLSRIAAGELKTSHLATHTVTLDQGPKGYAMFKHKTEGCVRVVIRPGE